In Panthera leo isolate Ple1 chromosome B3, P.leo_Ple1_pat1.1, whole genome shotgun sequence, a single genomic region encodes these proteins:
- the UBR7 gene encoding putative E3 ubiquitin-protein ligase UBR7 isoform X1: MAGAEGSAGRQSELEPVVSLVDVLEEDEELENEACAVLGGSDSEKCSYSQGSVKRQALYACSTCTPEGEEPAGICLACSYECHGSHKLFELYTKRNFRCDCGNSKFKNLECKLFPDKAKINSGNKYNDNFFGLYCICKRPYPDPEDEIPDEMIQCVVCEDWFHGRHLGAIPPESGDFQEMVCPACMKRCPFLWAYAAQLAVTKVSVEDDGLVLNVDGIGDQEVIKPENGDHQDSTLKEDVPEHGKDAVTEVKAEQTNEPCTSSSSESDPQTALKNQHLNTESQSGCRLQDLNAKQLIKKDTATYWPLNWRSKLCTCKDCMKMYGELDVLFLTDEYDTVLAYENKGKVDQAADRRDPLMDTLNSMDRVQQVELICEYNDLKTELKDYLKRFADEGTVVKREDIQQFFEEFQSKKRRRVDGMQYYCS, from the exons ATGGCTGGGGCGGAGGGGTCGGCTGGGCGGCAGTCGGAGCTGGAGCCCGTGGTATCGTTGGTCGACGTACTAGAGGAGGACGAGGAGCTGGAGAATGAAGCGTGCGCCGTATTGGGCGGCAGCGACTCCGAAAAGTGCTCCTACTCGCAG GGCTCAGTAAAGAGACAAGCACTCTATGCGTGTAGTACTTGCACCCCAGAGGGAGAAGAACCAGCAGGAATTTGCCTCGCTTGCAGTTACGAATGTCATGGGAGTCATAAACTATTTGAGCTATACACAAAAAG aaactttCGTTGTGATTGTGGAAACAGCAAGTTTAAAAATTTGGAATGCAAATTATTTCCT GACAAAGCAAAGATAAATTCTGGCAATAAATACAATGACAACTTTTTTGGATTGTACTGCATTTGCAAGAGACCTTATCCTGATCCTGAAGATGAG ATTCCGGATGAGATGATCCAGTGTGTAGTCTGTGAAGACTGGTTCCATGGAAGG CATCTTGGTGCCATCCCCCCCGAGAGCGGGGATTTCCAGGAGATGGTGTGCCCGGCTTGTATGAAGCGCTGCCCCTTCTTGTGGGCTTATGCTGCACAATTGGCAG TAACCAAAGTATCTGTGGAGGATGATGGGTTGGTGCTGAATGTTGATGGAATAGGTGATCAGGAAGTCATCAAACCTGAAAATGGAGATCATCAAGATAGTACCCTCAAAGAGGATGTTCCAGAACACGGAAAGGATGCTGTCACGGAAGTTAAAGCAGAGCAGACTAACGAACCATGTACCAGCTCTAGTTCTGAGTCTGATCCCCAG acCGCACTTAAGAATCAACATCTCAACACAGAATCACAGTCTGGCTGCAGACTTCAGGATCTTAATGCTAAGCAGTTGATAAAGAAAGACACTGCCACCTATTGGCCCCTGAACTGGCGTAGCAAGTTATGTACCTGCAAAGACTGTATG aaaatgtatgGCGAGCTAGATGTCCTGTTCCTGACAGATGAATATGACACAGTTCTGGCTTATGAAAACAAGGGCAAGGTTGACCAGGCAGCTGACAGGAGAGACCCTTTAATGGACACCCTTAACAGCATGGACAGAGTCCAGCAAGTGGAACTTATTTGTG AATACAATGACTTGAAGACCGAACTTAAAGACTATCTCAAGAGATTTGCTGATGAAGGCACG
- the UBR7 gene encoding putative E3 ubiquitin-protein ligase UBR7 isoform X2 has protein sequence MKRAPYWAAATPKSAPTRRNFRCDCGNSKFKNLECKLFPDKAKINSGNKYNDNFFGLYCICKRPYPDPEDEIPDEMIQCVVCEDWFHGRHLGAIPPESGDFQEMVCPACMKRCPFLWAYAAQLAVTKVSVEDDGLVLNVDGIGDQEVIKPENGDHQDSTLKEDVPEHGKDAVTEVKAEQTNEPCTSSSSESDPQTALKNQHLNTESQSGCRLQDLNAKQLIKKDTATYWPLNWRSKLCTCKDCMKMYGELDVLFLTDEYDTVLAYENKGKVDQAADRRDPLMDTLNSMDRVQQVELICEYNDLKTELKDYLKRFADEGTVVKREDIQQFFEEFQSKKRRRVDGMQYYCS, from the exons ATGAAGCGTGCGCCGTATTGGGCGGCAGCGACTCCGAAAAGTGCTCCTACTCGCAG aaactttCGTTGTGATTGTGGAAACAGCAAGTTTAAAAATTTGGAATGCAAATTATTTCCT GACAAAGCAAAGATAAATTCTGGCAATAAATACAATGACAACTTTTTTGGATTGTACTGCATTTGCAAGAGACCTTATCCTGATCCTGAAGATGAG ATTCCGGATGAGATGATCCAGTGTGTAGTCTGTGAAGACTGGTTCCATGGAAGG CATCTTGGTGCCATCCCCCCCGAGAGCGGGGATTTCCAGGAGATGGTGTGCCCGGCTTGTATGAAGCGCTGCCCCTTCTTGTGGGCTTATGCTGCACAATTGGCAG TAACCAAAGTATCTGTGGAGGATGATGGGTTGGTGCTGAATGTTGATGGAATAGGTGATCAGGAAGTCATCAAACCTGAAAATGGAGATCATCAAGATAGTACCCTCAAAGAGGATGTTCCAGAACACGGAAAGGATGCTGTCACGGAAGTTAAAGCAGAGCAGACTAACGAACCATGTACCAGCTCTAGTTCTGAGTCTGATCCCCAG acCGCACTTAAGAATCAACATCTCAACACAGAATCACAGTCTGGCTGCAGACTTCAGGATCTTAATGCTAAGCAGTTGATAAAGAAAGACACTGCCACCTATTGGCCCCTGAACTGGCGTAGCAAGTTATGTACCTGCAAAGACTGTATG aaaatgtatgGCGAGCTAGATGTCCTGTTCCTGACAGATGAATATGACACAGTTCTGGCTTATGAAAACAAGGGCAAGGTTGACCAGGCAGCTGACAGGAGAGACCCTTTAATGGACACCCTTAACAGCATGGACAGAGTCCAGCAAGTGGAACTTATTTGTG AATACAATGACTTGAAGACCGAACTTAAAGACTATCTCAAGAGATTTGCTGATGAAGGCACG